A stretch of DNA from Lotus japonicus ecotype B-129 chromosome 4, LjGifu_v1.2:
aaaagCAATTTAGAaatgaagagaagagagagaagtaATGAATGTGATATATTATATTGATCATTTTGATatgataagaagagagagatacaGAGAAAATTGGAGTATCTGTGAAGTGTCTAACTGTCTGGATGTCTAAGTATTATTACTGATACACAACACTCTTTGGATGCAGATAATAATTTGTAAATCTATCCATAAACTATAGTTGACTGAGTTATTAACACAGTACATAAATTATCTGTCTTTGCTGTATTTTAAGAAACTTATTTCATGTACTTTTATGGCGGCTATTCCACTTAATTAGCTGAATTATTACATTTACTTTTTGCCTAATAATATGTTTCTATAGttctaaacataaaagaaaaacagaagGAATGCAGTGAACATCTAAACACAATATGTTACTACCAGGATAGAAGGTTTCCCAGTTGCCAATATTTCATAGCAAGTCATTGCACCCGCTCTAGATACAATCAAGTCTGCAGCAGCATATGCCAAATCCATACAGTGCATGAACCTTCATAACAAGGAGATATGTCAATGAAATTCAAAAGGATTACAAGAGCTTCAGAAATGACTTATATACACAATATGTTCATTGCTGAAGAGTGTGCTACAAAACTGCAACTAACTTTTAGTGAATTTAGGGAGTACATAGTAATATGTGGATGGAAATAACAGTTTATAGCTCAAAATTGGTTAACAGAAAAAAGTTCCTAGATAAAGCATCCGTTTTCTAAATAGtttaagaataataattcgTTCGCACTTTAATTCCACTCACACAAGAGCGAgataagaagagaagagagatagatgAGTAATATGATAGGTGATGTATTGGAATATTAGAATAGATATTATGTTTTGTAAAAGTTAGTTCTGTAACTTCTGTTAGTTTCCTTTAGGTAAGTAGTGAGTTATAACTGATGACAGTTATTACAGATAATGGGAAGCACCATTCCAGATACATCGTATGAACtcaattctttctttttaatcAATGAGAGACTTTTGCCTTTCATCTTCATTTCTCTGATTCAATTCCAATATAATGTGATAGAAAATGCAGATAAACATATGTAGCAAAAGTTAGtgtaaatgaaatgaaagagaaatcAGAAAGTTGGTGTGAATTTATCATTAATCATAGTTTTTTGGTTTATGGGTTGAATAACATCGAATATTTGAGCTCATCAATATGCATCATTATCAAACTCAGAAGTGACTATTCACCAAAATGAAAGGACAATTAGATACTCCTAGAGCCTTTTTATACTGAATTGGGGTCGCTTACTTGATCAAATAATGCTATTGGGCTCTATCTAAAATCAAATTATTGAAAACAGTTCTGTcaataaatatttaaactaaACAATATCGAATTCAACATTATAAGACTAGAAATCAAGTCAAAGAACAACGAGGACCATGATGTATTATTCAGATATTTAACCTAATTTGAGGATTGAATGATAACATGCGTTAGCGCTTAGTTGGAGACTAAAAGTGAACATAACTCATCTTATGGATTGAGATGAATGTGGTTTCAGGTTAACTCAACTGGTATCCAAATGAGTTTTTTTACTCCAAAATCTCAACACAATCTTTCACGATATATGAATATAGTTCTTTGATGAATAGAAAGTTCAAAAGCATCTCCACACAGTTCCACTTGCTAACAAACATACTAGTTTTAGATGAATCACCACACTTCATTTACTTTCTCAAAAGGTGAATATATTCCATTGAAGAACTAACAACAAACTAAGATATCTTAAAATATGAAGAATCCAACACATGCTTACTATGAAGTTAAGACTTGTAGCTTCTAGACAAAAGTGATTCTAGAACAATTCTCAGTAGAACAAAAAATGCTAGAAAACATTCAAACAATGTAGGATGGAACAAGAAGCACTTACGGTGTCAAGTACAAGCGTGGATGATTTTTAACTAGGCTGTCCATTTCATCATACGTTTCAACCCCAGTTTGCCATATAAGGTACAAGCCATTGTTCTGTCTCAGCATCTGATGATACAAATTCAGCATAGCTATGTTTACAGCATTAGCACCTAAAGAACCACCAAGAACTAACAAAACCTTGTCCTTCTCGGAATCACTCGATTCCCCATAACCAGGGAAAAAATGAGACCTTGCAGCCGCCTTCGAAACCGGGTTTCTGAGAGACAACCTCACCGGGTTTCCACACACCACGCACTTGTTTCTGGGGAAGCTATCAACGGTTGAGTTGAAAGCAACAAAGATTTTATGAGCAAACAGGGCAAGAACAGAGTTTACGAAACCAGGGGCAGAGTTTGGTTCATGAATCACAACCATGATGTTGTTGATTTTCGCGGCGAGGCAAACGGGGAAAGAGACATAGCCACCGGTTCCAACAACAATGTGAGGTTTGAAATCTCGGAGGTGGCGTGAGCATTGGATCAGGGATTTTACAAAACGGCAAGGGGAAGAACAGAGTTGAAACAGAGTGATGGATGAAACAGGGGAGAAACAGAGTGAGAGAACAGGGGCAAAGTTGTACCCTGCAGAGGTGACTGCAGTGCTCTCAATGCTGTTGGGGCTGCCAACAAAGAGAAACTCGCACGCGGGGTTTGATGTTTTGAGCTCTTCCGCGATGGCCACCGCGGGGTACACATTGCTGCCAGTACCGCCGCCCGCAAAGACTACTCGGAGGTTGTGGTCATTGTCGTTAGAAGACAAGCTGCTGCATGAGAGTTGAAGGCTCCTTCTGTTATAGTGCAAAAGAGAGTTCAGAAGAGAGGGGACAAAATTGTAAGGGGGAAAGAAACAGAGACTTGCCTGGGTGAGGTGGGAAAAAGTGGTAGTAGCCATTAAGGTAGTTTGAAGCTGAAGATCAAGATGATGCATCTTGGAAGTGGAAGAGGACATCATTCTCTGTTCTGTCTTCAACAAATCAACAAATAAGctcttttgttttatttttctgatacAAGTCTACATGTGTCTGTTGTGTACtaagaaaaacatggtttaccAAGTTTTAGAGCATATGGACCATATTGCAAAAAGACATAAATGTCAGTTGTAAAAACATATTCATGAGTTGACCAATTTTTAACATGTTCACAATACATAAATAATCCATAAAAGGTAATATTGTTTGAGTCGGAACATTCACCTTCTCTTAGTGAAATTTTTGCTTAGATGATTGGAACCAACTAGTCATTAGTCAACAAACAAGCACTTAGTTATACATATCGTTTAAAATGTGGTGGCGGCTGATACTGAAGTGAAAGCTATCTACCCAGTTATTGTCCGATCTATTTTTCTTGAGTTGAAGATAGGGTTGTTGTTTAGTACATGTTTGTATGTGTCAGATTGATTACCTAGCACATGTTTGTTTCATTAGTTAATCTGATTAATGCTTAGTTTGCTTACACCTGTCAGTCATATGCACATGGAAATTCAAGATTTCAAAGTGAAAGTGAAAAACTGTGTGCTGGGGCGAGAGAGGTTTTTGTATGTGGTTAAGTGGACATATTAAATGTGTGTATTAAACTAATCAACATTAGTCACAGACACAAATCTTTTATAGGTGGAGTAATGATGTATCAATTGATTGTTAACATGGCAGAACTGTGTAAACTACACTGTGAAATTCTCCTAGGCCAGCTTAGATGTTGACATGTTGTTATTACTATACACTCATATCGTTAAACATAACTTGGTTTGGTATTCAAACACCTCTTTGCTCCCTCTGCTATGTTGCAGACAATTATGTGTCCAATTATATAACCAAATTTAAGATATAGATGGAACGTTTATGAGCATTTCAAAAGTTTCAATAATTAGATCCCACATCAGCTGTTAGAATAATACGCGTTTTCATGAGGCTTTTTCCCTCTTTCGACAAAATCAATGTCGTCATGTTAACATATAAAAATAACATCACAGGCGATGTGGGACTAACTAGGGAAATTATTATTAACTAAGCGACGTGGGACTAATAGGCAATGTCGTCatcataattaaattattttcaatattcTATCTAAACATAATgtgtcatttatttttttaaactttgGAAAAACATTAAAATTACCGACATAAAATAGCATTTGTTACTTCAGGTAAATTATGAGAATTATCTTTTAAGTATTAATCACTTTTTTGTCAATACATTGGCCCAATTCAGAAATTTAGGCCGAATTATAAACAAAACTTTGAAACTAAGAATTGTAGGGCTTTAACCCTCAGGGAGCCCTTCCAGAAATTCTCGAAGGCCAAGGGTGAACCCAGGCCTAAGAGGGGGTTTGGAAATAGTTTTCAACCAGCAATAGACGCGCCTCGGTTAGTACCTCATAAGCTGCGTCATTGCCCCAAGCGCAAAGATGCTTATTACAGCTTCTTTACTTCTTATTTATATATGTTCCACTGCTTCTACACTTTACACACAGCCGATGTGGGACATAAATCTCAATTAAGTAGTGGTTCTAACTAATCACTGAAATTAAACAGACTAAAAATATATGTATAACCATTACAATCCCGGTGTTGAATGCTAGTATAgcatgaatttcttcttttgaGAATCTGATTTATCATCATAGCTTGGATGAATGGTTTGGGAATTCAATCTGAAGTTTTACATGATAAATTGTAGGTACCCCCTTTGATTGCTTAAAAACAGCTTTACCATGAGCAAACGCAAAAGAACCTGCTCCTCCTACAACCTTGTATTTTTCTTTGTCCTTGTGAGCCACTTTCATGGCCTGCATACTCAAGC
This window harbors:
- the LOC130710606 gene encoding uncharacterized protein LOC130710606, giving the protein MMSSSTSKMHHLDLQLQTTLMATTTFSHLTQASLCFFPPYNFVPSLLNSLLHYNRRSLQLSCSSLSSNDNDHNLRVVFAGGGTGSNVYPAVAIAEELKTSNPACEFLFVGSPNSIESTAVTSAGYNFAPVLSLCFSPVSSITLFQLCSSPCRFVKSLIQCSRHLRDFKPHIVVGTGGYVSFPVCLAAKINNIMVVIHEPNSAPGFVNSVLALFAHKIFVAFNSTVDSFPRNKCVVCGNPVRLSLRNPVSKAAARSHFFPGYGESSDSEKDKVLLVLGGSLGANAVNIAMLNLYHQMLRQNNGLYLIWQTGVETYDEMDSLVKNHPRLYLTPFMHCMDLAYAAADLIVSRAGAMTCYEILATGKPSILIPSPHLSEGNQFRNASLLADLAGVTVITEEDLDSCTLAIAIEGIFRDKKKMEEMSERALKAANPKASAEIAKHIFSLVRQSIKSGEIAKE